A region from the Rosa rugosa chromosome 6, drRosRugo1.1, whole genome shotgun sequence genome encodes:
- the LOC133714972 gene encoding large ribosomal subunit protein uL3c, with protein MALLPIQNALLPNLKPSPFLTPKNPFPLLTKTHKKPHSTVTMMSMEAGIGVMATKLGMMSFFEPNGKVVPVTVVGFKEGNIVTQIKTQATDGYDAVQVGYRRIRDRKLTKPEMGHLNKAGAIPLRHLQEFRLQDIEGFEPNQKLDFSELFKEGDLVDVAGTTIGKGFQGGIKRHHFKRGLMTHGSKSHRQLGSIGAGTTPGRVYKGKKMPGRMGGTKTKIRKLKIVKIDKDLNVVMINGALPGKPGNLLRITPAKIVGKNIPKS; from the coding sequence ATGGCACTTCTTCCAATCCAAAATGCTCTCCTTCCCAATCTCAAACCCTCTCCCTTCCTCACACCCAAAAACCCATTCCCCCTCCTCACCAAAACCCACAAGAAGCCCCACTCCACAGTCACCATGATGAGCATGGAGGCCGGCATCGGCGTCATGGCCACCAAGCTCGGCATGATGAGCTTCTTCGAACCCAACGGCAAGGTCGTCCCCGTCACCGTCGTCGGCTTCAAAGAAGGCAACATTGTCACCCAAATCAAAACCCAAGCCACCGACGGCTACGACGCCGTCCAAGTCGGCTACCGCCGCATCCGCGACCGGAAACTCACCAAGCCCGAAATGGGCCATCTCAACAAGGCCGGCGCAATCCCTCTCCGCCACCTCCAGGAGTTTCGTCTTCAGGACATTGAAGGGTTTGAGCCCAACCAGAAGCTTGATTTCAGCGAGCTCTTCAAGGAGGGTGACCTCGTCGACGTCGCCGGAACCACGATCGGAAAAGGGTTTCAGGGTGGGATTAAGAGGCACCATTTCAAGAGGGGGCTGATGACTCATGGGTCCAAGAGTCACAGACAGCTTGGGTCGATTGGGGCCGGAACCACGCCGGGGAGGGTTTACAAGGGGAAGAAGATGCCTGGGAGAATGGGAGGGACTAAGACCAAGATCAGGAAGCTCAAGATTGTCAAGATTGATAAGGACCTCAATGTGGTTATGATTAATGGTGCTCTTCCTGGTAAGCCTGGGAACCTTCTCCGCATTACTCCGGCTAAGATTGTAGGGAAGAATATCCCTAAGAGTTAA
- the LOC133715214 gene encoding UDP-glucose 6-dehydrogenase 1-like, translating into MVKICCIGAGYVGGPTMAVIALKCPAVEVVVVDLNQKRIDAWNSDTLPIYEPGLDDVVKQCRGKNLFFSTKVDESVMEADIVFVSVNTPTKTTGLGAGKAADLTYWESAARMIARVSKSSKIVVEKSTVPVKTAEAIEKILTHNNKSEIQFQILSNPEFLAEGTAIEDLFHPDRVLIGGRETPEGQKAVQALKDVYAQWVPEDKILTTNLWSAELSKLAANAFLAQRISSVNAMSALCEATGANVAQVSYAVGKDSRIGPKFLNGSVGFGGSCFQKDILNLVYICECNGLPEVAEYWKQVIKINDYQKSRFVNRVVASMFNTVSKKKIAILGFAFKKDTGDTRETPAIDVCQGLLGDNADLSIYDPQVTEDQIKMDLTSKKFDWDHPLHLRPMSDTTTLEKVRVVKDAYEAAKDSHGVCILTEWDEFKTLDYQKIYEGMQKPAFIFDGRNVVDANKLREIGFIVYSIGKPLDAWLNDMPAVA; encoded by the coding sequence ATGGTGAAGATCTGTTGCATTGGTGCTGGATATGTCGGGGGTCCTACGATGGCAGTGATTGCACTCAAGTGCCCCGCTGTTgaagttgttgttgttgatctTAATCAGAAACGGATTGATGCTTGGAACAGTGACACACTTCCAATTTATGAGCCTGGTCTTGATGATGTTGTCAAGCAGTGCCGAGGCAAGAACCTATTCTTCAGCACCAAGGTGGATGAGAGCGTGATGGAAGCTGATATAGTGTTTGTCTCTGTCAACACCCCAACCAAAACAACGGGTCTTGGAGCAGGCAAAGCAGCCGATCTGACTTATTGGGAGAGTGCTGCTCGAATGATTGCTCGTGTATCAAAGTCCAGCAAAATTGTTGTTGAGAAATCGACAGTCCCAGTCAAAACAGCTGAGGCAATAGAAAAGATTTTGACCCACAACAACAAATCAGAAATCCAATTCCAAATTCTCTCAAACCCAGAATTTCTTGCTGAGGGAACTGCAATCGAAGACCTTTTTCACCCGGATCGTGTCCTCATTGGTGGCAGGGAGACCCCTGAAGGCCAGAAGGCTGTCCAAGCATTGAAGGATGTTTATGCTCAGTGGGTGCCTGAAGACAAAATCCTCACCACCAATCTTTGGTCTGCAGAGCTCTCCAAGCTTGCTGCCAACGCATTCTTGGCCCAGAGAATTTCATCTGTCAATGCCATGTCTGCTCTTTGTGAGGCTACAGGGGCCAATGTTGCACAAGTGTCATATGCTGTTGGCAAGGATAGTAGGATAGGACCAAAGTTCCTTAATGGTAGTGTTGGTTTTGGTGGATCTTGCTTCCAGAAGGATATCCTGAATCTGGTTTACATCTGCGAATGCAATGGCCTTCCAGAGGTGGCAGAGTACTGGAAACAGGTCATTAAGATCAATGATTATCAGAAGAGCCGTTTTGTGAACCGTGTTGTTGCTTCCATGTTTAACACAGTGTCCAAGAAGAAGATTGCCATTCTTGGTTTTGCCTTCAAGAAAGATACTGGTGACACTAGGGAGACCCCCGCTATTGATGTGTGCCAGGGGTTGTTGGGTGACAACGCCGACCTGAGCATATATGACCCACAGGTTACTGAAGACCAGATCAAGATGGATCTCACATCGAAGAAATTTGACTGGGACCATCCTCTTCACCTACGGCCGATGAGTGATACCACTACCCTTGAGAAGGTTCGTGTGGTCAAGGATGCCTATGAGGCAGCAAAGGATTCCCATGGTGTTTGCATTCTGACCGAATGGGATGAGTTTAAGACTCTTGATTACCAGAAGATCTACGAGGGTATGCAGAAACCGGCATTCATATTTGATGGAAGGAACGTGGTTGATGCCAATAAATTGCGTGAGATTGGTTTTATTGTTTACTCAATTGGAAAGCCCCTGGATGCATGGCTGAATGACATGCCTGCTGTGGCATAA
- the LOC133715280 gene encoding ankyrin repeat-containing protein NPR4-like, translated as MREMEIREDHHEDDTTRALYEVAVAGSLSSFKRLIQKDPLILNKVSLTHFSETPLHISALLGHLDFTKAILTHNSRLATVRDSLRRPPLLLASAEGHKDTVQALLKAYPDACLFRDQDGRIPLHYAAMRGHAEVLAELMRTKPESVMWRVLNRGDTVFHLCVTYNQLECLKLLVEEVGDNRDLLNARAGCDGGMTILELAVMLRQIETIKYLLSLPVVQAEANVVHGRVLNMLENSPRDFVSLEIQRVLMGAGIMRNRKNENDQLLPLPTSKSKKDEKKGRKSAKKVNEKRSQSENWVEEKRGMLMVVATMISTMTFQAAINPPGGLWQEMNTNTTFDGVPVCNVTNPCVAGTAVSSYMHPDYFTRFQTFNIACFLLSLSITLLLISGFPLPNRVLVWLLSMVVCLTLTFLTLTFNEGAKMVILKSVNHEDIMTDMVSGCASFLYFPLILLILAALYHAIRLLVWLVKKLRRLIYPKIKKTSSNKANPHQPPLNSSHEISSYV; from the exons ATGAGAGAGATGGAGATTAGAGAAGATCACCATGAAGACGATACAACAAGAGCACTCTATGAGGTAGCAGTTGCAGGCTCATTATCATCTTTCAAAAGATTGATTCAGAAAGACCCTCTCATCCTCAACAAAGTTTCACTCACTCACTTCAGTGAAACTCCCCTCCACATCTCAGCTCTGCTCGGCCACCTTGATTTCACCAAGGCTATTCTTACTCATAACTCGAGACTTGCCACCGTGAGGGACTCCTTGAGACGCCCGCCGCTCCTCTTGGCATCTGCCGAGGGCCATAAGGACACTGTTCAAGCTCTTCTGAAAGCCTACCCCGACGCTTGCTTGTTTCGGGATCAGGATGGAAGAATCCCTCTTCACTATGCCGCTATGAGAGGACACGCTGAGGTCTTAGCTGAGTTGATGCGCACAAAACCCGAATCAGTCATGTGGAGGGTTCTTAATAGAGGAGACACGGTTTTCCACTTATGTGTTACTTATAACCAATTAGAATGCTTGAAGCTATTGGTGGAAGAGGTAGGAGACAATAGAGACCTCCTCAATGCTAGAGCTGGATGCGATGGTGGTATGACCATCCTCGAATTAGCTGTGATGCTAAGGCAAATTGAG ACCATAAAATACTTGCTTTCGCTACCTGTTGTGCAAGCAGAAGCAAATGTTGTACATGGGAGGGTTTTAAACATGCTAGAAAACAGTCCAAGAGACTTCGTAAGTTTGGAAATTCAACGAGTTTTGATGGGTGCTGGTATCATGAGAAATAGAAAGAATGAAAATGATCAACTACTACCATTACCAACCAGCAAATCAAAGAAAGATGAAAAAAAGGGAAGGAAAAGTGCAAAAAAGGTGAATGAGAAACGCAGTCAGAGTGAGAATTGGGTGGAAGAGAAACGCGGCATGCTGATGGTTGTGGCTACCATGATCTCAACAATGACATTCCAAGCTGCAATTAACCCACCAGGTGGGCTTTGGCAAGAAATGAACACCAATACGACTTTTGATGGAGTACCTGTTTGCAATGTAACAAACCCTTGTGTTGCCGGAACTGCAGTATCAAGCTACATGCATCCAGATTACTTCACCAGATTCCAGACTTTCAATATCGCCTGCTTCCTTTTATCTTTGAGCATCACTCTTTTGCTTATAAGTGGATTTCCTCTCCCTAATAGGGTGCTTGTTTGGCTCTTGTCAATGGTGGTGTGTCTCACTCTCACATTCTTGACGCTGACCTTCAATGAAGGTGCCAAGATGGTAATACTCAAAAGTGTTAATCATGAAGATATTATGACTGATATGGTTAGTGGTTGTGCCTCATTCCTTTATTTTCCATTAATATTGCTTATACTGGCCGCTTTATATCACGCTATTCGACTTCTGGTTTGGCTTGTAAAGAAGTTGAGGCGCCTAATCTACCCCAAAATCAAGAAGACGAGCAGCAACAAAGCAAATCCTCATCAGCCTCCTTTAAACTCTAGTCATGAGATCAGTTCGTACGTCTAA
- the LOC133717565 gene encoding peroxisomal membrane protein 13-like, whose protein sequence is MAGNGPPPKPWEQAGSSSGPAPFKPSSAGSTSDVVEASGTARPGEIVSSTDKTAIINRNTLGRPVPSRPWVQNYGSNTYGGYGSTTNYNSGYGSGMTGISGMYGGTYGGNGGLYGGGMNGNSMYTGGYGGLYGGSSGMYGAGSSGMYGGGMYNSGMGGPMGGYGMGMGGPYGGQDPNDPYGGPPSPPGFWVSVLRVMQGVVNFFGRIAILIDQNTQALHLFMTALLQLFDRSGMLYGELARFVLRILGIRTKPKMGPPQGPNGLPSPGPGSAPENRNYIEGPKAAPSGSWENVWGNDTSK, encoded by the exons ATGGCCG GTAATGGTCCTCCGCCTAAGCCGTGGGAGCAAGCAGGCTCCTCCTCTGGGCCTGCACCTTTTAAACCATCATCAGCTGGAAGCACAAGTGATGTAGTGGAGGCTTCAGGAACTGCTAGACCTGGAGAAATAGTATCAAGTACTGATAAAACCGCCATAATTAATCGAAATACTCTTGGTAGGCCTGTTCCCTCTAGGCCTTGGGTGCAGAACTATGGAAGTAACACATATGGAG GCTATGGTTCTACTACGAACTATAACTCAGGTTATGGCTCTGGAATGACTGGCATATCTGGAATGTATGGTGGTACATATGGTGGCAATGGAGGATTATATGGTGGAGGGATGAATGGCAACAGCATGTATACCGGAGGATATGGTGGGCTTTATGGTGGATCTTCTGGGATGTACGGGGCTGGGTCTTCTGGGATGTATGGTGGTGGAATGTACAATAGTGGCATGGGAGGCCCAATGGGTGGCTATGGAATGGGCATGGGTGGTCCTTATGGAGGTCAAGATCCAAATGATCCATATGGTGGTCCTCCATCTCCACCAGGGTTTTGGGTTTCAGTACTTCGGGTG ATGCAAGGTGTGGTTAACTTTTTCGGTCGGATTGCAATTCTAATAGACCAGAATACACAGGCATTGCATTTGTTCATGACTGCTCTTCTTCAG CTTTTTGATCGCTCTGGTATGTTGTACGGGGAGCTAGCTAGGTTTGTATTGAGAATATTGGGAATCAGAACAAAACCCAAGATGGGGCCTCCACAAGGACCTAATGGTCTTCCGTCTCCTGGACCCGGCAGTGCCCCTGAAAACCGTAATTACATTGAGGGACCAAAGGCTGCTCCTAGTGGTTCCTGGGAGAATGTTTGGGGAAATGATACCAGTAAATGA